The window GACCGAGGGTCGCGATCTTCAGCACGATGGGATCGTCCTGCGCCAGCGCGGGCGCGGTCAATGCGCTCCAGCCGAGCAGCGCGGCGGTCAGGGCGTGAAATCGGGTCATGGGGCATCCTCCTATCTGCGTCCCGCCTGATTTAGCGGCGTTTCATAACAATCCCATGATGCGCGGCAAAAACAACACCGGCGCGGGCCACAGCGTGATGACAAAGATCACCGCGATTTCCACCGCCAGAAACGGCAACAGCGCGCGGGCGATGGTCTCCACCCGCTCGCCGGAAATCGACGAGGCCGCGAACAGCACCAGTCCCATAGGCGGCGTCGCCAGCCCCACGGTGACATTGACGCACATGACGATGGCGAAATGCACCGGATCGACGCCCAGTTGATCGACATAGACCTCGCTCAGGATCGGGCCAAGGATCAGGATCGCCGGACCCGCGTCCAGAAACATCCCCACGATCAGCAGAAGGATGTTCAGCACGATCAATAGCAGCAACCGGTTCTGCGTCAGCCCCAGCATCAGATCGGCCAGCATCTGTGCCGCGCCGACCTGATCCGCGACCCAGCCAAAGGCTTTCGCCGCCCCGATCAGCAGCAAGATCACCCCCGAGGCCACCGCCGCGCGGGTGAACACCGCGCCCAATTCCGCCAGCCGAATTTCCCGCAGCACGAAGACCGCGACGACTAAGGCATAGGCCGCGGCGATGCCTGCGGCCTCGGTCGGGGTGAATAGGCCCGACAGGATGCCGCCCAACAGGATCACCGGCGTCAGCAAGGCCCAGATCGTGCGCCGCCCGGCTTGGCCCACTTCACGCAGGGTGGCGCGGCGGTTGGCAACGGGGAAGTCATAGCGCCGCGCATAAAGCCACGTCACGCCCATCAGCCCTGCGCCAATCATCAGCCCCGGCACGATGCCGCCCGCAAACAGCGCCGCTGGCGACACGCCCATGATGAACGCATAGATGATCATGATCCCCGAGGGCGGGATGATCGGCCCGATCACCGAACTGGCGGCGGTGACGGCGGCGGCAAAGCGGCGGGTGTAGCCCTGCCGCTCCATCTCCGGCACCAGCATCGAGCCAAGCGCCGAGGTGTCCGCCACAGCCGAGCCGGACAGCCCCGCAAACAGCACGGAACTCAGGATATTCACATGCGCCAGCCCGCCGCGCAGATGTCCGATCAGGGTCTGCGAAAACGCCACCAGCCGCCGGGTGATGCCGCCGGTATTCATCAATTCCCCCGCGAGGATGAACATCGGCAGCGCCATCAGCGGCACCGACGACATCCCCGACCAGATCTGACTGACGACGGAATTGAGATCGCGCGCGTCGAAGTCGCCGCCCAGATCCAGCACCATCACCAGCCCGGTCGCGCCGATCAGCCCGAACACCACCGGCACCGACAGCGCCAGCGCCAGCAGGAAGATCCACAAGAAAGCCACCTGCATCGCGCTACTCCCCCAATCCCTGCGACGGGGGCGTGCCCCGCGCGGGCGTATCGCCGCCCCGGCGCGGCAGCGGCGCGGCGCGCGTCGGGGCGATCAGGTGATCCAGCGTGCCAAGGATCTGTTCCAGCACCATCAGCAGCGTCAGCGACAGCATCACCGGCATGACGATGTAGACCCAGCGCCATTCGATGTTCAGCACCGGGATTTTGATCGGCGCGCGAAACGGACGGATGCTGGTCAAATCAATGCCCGTCAGCGCGCTCAGCCCGCGCCCCCATGCGCCCGGATCTATGCCCACCTTGCGCAATGTCAGATCCAGCCCGATGGTAAGGATCAGCGCCACGGCCAGATGCACCCCCAGCCGCAGCACCATTGCGGCGCGGGGCGGCAGCGCATCGGGCAGCATATCCAGCGCCACATTGGCGCGGCGGCGATAGGCCACCGGCGCGGCGAGAAAGGCCAGCGCAGGCAGCAGCACGAGGATCAGCTTTTCGGTCCACGGCGCCGACAGGCCGGTCAATCGCGCCGCCACGGTCAGGCAAACCACGACCAGCATCGCGGCGATGGTCAGCCCGCAGAGCGGAACCAGAACGGCCTCGATCCAGCGGTTGACGCGGGCCAGCGCGCGCCGCGCCGCGCCTAGCATCGCAGCGCCGGAAATGTGGCCGCATCTGCGGTCTCGCCTGCCGTGATCTGGTGCTGTCGCGTCATCGCCTGCTCTCCCCCCCCGGTCTGGCGCGGTGCTGCTCCGCGCCAAGGGTTAAGCGTGGCGTGTGCCGGTGGCAACCATTGCGGGCGCGCCCATGCGCGGCTTTGCAATCCCGGCTCGCCACGGCTAGGAAGACACCGCCCCTTTCGGCACCAGATGCGAGGTAGTTCAATGCAATGGCAGGCGCTTCTTGATGCCGGGCGGCTCGGCGATGCGGGCTATGTGGAGGGGCGCAGCCGGTCGATCTTTGTGCAGGATCACGACCGGATCGTGTTTTCCGCCCCGTTCCGACGGCTGGCCAACAAAACGCAGGTGCATCCGCTCTACGATCACGACCATATCCACCACCGGCTGATCCATTCGGTCGAGGTGGCAAGCGTCGGGCGCTCGCTGGCGATGCGCATCGGCCAATGGCTGATCGACCGGGGTGAGATCGCGGCGGGCGAGGAACACAGCCTTGCCAATGTGGTGCAGGCCGCCTGCGCCGCCCATGACATCGGCAATCCGCCCTTCGGGCATTCGGGGGAGGCCGCAATCGGCGGTTGGTTCGCGGAGCAGTTCGCGCAGGGCGGCGGTCTGATCGGCGATCTCGACCCCGCGCTACGGCCCGAATTCACAGCGTTCGAGGGCAACGCGCAGGGCTTTCGCATCCTGACCCGGCTTGAGATGTATCGCAACGCGGGCGGCATGCGCCTGTCGCACGCGGTGCTGGGCGCGTTCATGAAATACCCGGTCACCGCCGCCGCGCGGCTGGCCCTGCCGGAAACCGAGCGCAAAGCCTATGCGGGGCTAAAGAAATTCGGCCTCTTCGCATCCGAAGAGGCGCTGTTTGCCCGCGTGGCCGATGCCACCGGCCTGCCCGCCTGCGGCGATGCGCGTCGCGGCCGCTGGTGGCGGCGGCATCCGCTGGTGCTGGTGGTCGAGGCGGCAGACGACATTTGCTACAATATCGTCGATCTCGAAGACGCCTTTACCACCGGCGATCTGCCCTATGACGTGGTGCGCGAGGCGCTCGATGAATTGGCCGGTCGGCCCAATCGCGATGTCGCGGGCCTGACGCGGGTGGAGCATATCGCCCTGCTCCGCGCGCTGGCCATTGGCGCGGCGATCAACGCCTGCGTCGATGCGTTCGAGGCGCATTACGACGCGATCATGGCGGGCAGTTTCACCGGCTCGCTCATCGGTGCCTCGGCCCGGTCGGGGGAGTTCACGGGGATTGAGAACCTCGCGCGGGAGCGGATTTTCACCGCGCGCCGCAAGACGGAGCTGGAGGTTTCGGGGCGGCAGGTGATCCGCAATGTGCTGGACGGGGCGCTGCCGGTATACGAGGAACTGGCGCGGCATGGCTGGCAACCCGGCGCGCTGTCGGACCCGTCCGAGCAGATCGCGCGCGCGCTGTCGCTCGACCTGCGTGGTGTGACGGATGCGGCGGGCGCGCTGCACGCGATGGCGGATTTCGTGTCTGGCATGACCGATCGCTACGCGCTGTCGGTGTCGCGGATGCTGTCGGGGACATAGGCCGCTGGGGCCCCGCACCCGCGCCACCGGGCCTGTCGTTCACCTCGGTTTCTTGGCCGGGGCGATCATCGACAGGCGGCGGAGGAAATCGCGGATCAGGTTCACCGGGCTGACCTCGCCCACGCCGGGCACGTTGTCTTCGGCATGGAACTTGACCAGCAGCGCCTCGCGCTCCGCATCGCCGGGCAGCAAC is drawn from Pacificitalea manganoxidans and contains these coding sequences:
- a CDS encoding TRAP transporter small permease; the encoded protein is MLGAARRALARVNRWIEAVLVPLCGLTIAAMLVVVCLTVAARLTGLSAPWTEKLILVLLPALAFLAAPVAYRRRANVALDMLPDALPPRAAMVLRLGVHLAVALILTIGLDLTLRKVGIDPGAWGRGLSALTGIDLTSIRPFRAPIKIPVLNIEWRWVYIVMPVMLSLTLLMVLEQILGTLDHLIAPTRAAPLPRRGGDTPARGTPPSQGLGE
- a CDS encoding TRAP transporter large permease produces the protein MQVAFLWIFLLALALSVPVVFGLIGATGLVMVLDLGGDFDARDLNSVVSQIWSGMSSVPLMALPMFILAGELMNTGGITRRLVAFSQTLIGHLRGGLAHVNILSSVLFAGLSGSAVADTSALGSMLVPEMERQGYTRRFAAAVTAASSVIGPIIPPSGIMIIYAFIMGVSPAALFAGGIVPGLMIGAGLMGVTWLYARRYDFPVANRRATLREVGQAGRRTIWALLTPVILLGGILSGLFTPTEAAGIAAAYALVVAVFVLREIRLAELGAVFTRAAVASGVILLLIGAAKAFGWVADQVGAAQMLADLMLGLTQNRLLLLIVLNILLLIVGMFLDAGPAILILGPILSEVYVDQLGVDPVHFAIVMCVNVTVGLATPPMGLVLFAASSISGERVETIARALLPFLAVEIAVIFVITLWPAPVLFLPRIMGLL
- the dgt gene encoding dGTP triphosphohydrolase yields the protein MQWQALLDAGRLGDAGYVEGRSRSIFVQDHDRIVFSAPFRRLANKTQVHPLYDHDHIHHRLIHSVEVASVGRSLAMRIGQWLIDRGEIAAGEEHSLANVVQAACAAHDIGNPPFGHSGEAAIGGWFAEQFAQGGGLIGDLDPALRPEFTAFEGNAQGFRILTRLEMYRNAGGMRLSHAVLGAFMKYPVTAAARLALPETERKAYAGLKKFGLFASEEALFARVADATGLPACGDARRGRWWRRHPLVLVVEAADDICYNIVDLEDAFTTGDLPYDVVREALDELAGRPNRDVAGLTRVEHIALLRALAIGAAINACVDAFEAHYDAIMAGSFTGSLIGASARSGEFTGIENLARERIFTARRKTELEVSGRQVIRNVLDGALPVYEELARHGWQPGALSDPSEQIARALSLDLRGVTDAAGALHAMADFVSGMTDRYALSVSRMLSGT